From Babylonia areolata isolate BAREFJ2019XMU chromosome 14, ASM4173473v1, whole genome shotgun sequence:
AACAGTGCACCATTTTTGTCTTCATGTCCACCAGGACGGTTTTCTCTGACCTCATCCAGACACGTGTATTCCGATCTTCCCTTGCGACCACTCCACTCCGACATAAGATGTCCTTTGTACTGTGAGGTCCACCCAGCAGGACAGGTGTGGGTTGCGGGGATCATGAGTGTGGTGGACTGAGGAGCCCGGCACACTGAGCACACAGCGTCCTGGTTGTGATGCCCTTTGACGTTATCATATTCCACTCCAGACAGGTAGCTGTAATGTGATGGCACAGTCGTGTTGTCCATCTGGGGGTccatcaccagacacaggtagtCTGAGGATCCTCCAGTGTGATCATACCATGACCCCCCAGCAACCCCTGTAACCAACATCATTAGAAGTACACTGTCAGTAATGCTTGTTgctcctgcccccaccctctaTTGCATCCTGATGATGATCACTGACTTTCTCCAATGGAACACCAATGGGCCATTTCGTGATGAACAGCAATAAAGAGACGTaattctctccatttacaaggtacacgaCTTCAAGTCAGTCCCGTTTCGGATTTTCAGAACGTCctgttcagctagcacacaggtaaataaaaggtacacaggAACAATTCTAACATTACTGTTCTTTCATTCCGTGATTCTTTTCTGTCTTGGTAATGACGGTGTGTACTTTGCACACGAACCCAGCTGATGGTGTAGCTAGAGTGTACAGTTCATGTGGAGTCATTCAGGTCAGCACACTGTGCATGCAACAGGTAGGAAGTCGTACACACCACATGCATTGGTACACAAGCttggaagtacacacacacacacacacacacaaacacaaacacacacacacacacacacacacacagtacgttCATATATACATGCAAACATTCATACTCACATACAATGTCTttcagtctgacagtctgtctgtctgtctttttcatctTGTTTAGTTGGATGAATGAACGTCCCTTAAGCGTCGGTGAAGTTTGGCAAAAACAAATGATAATCAACCAATAaacataaaaagataataatgaaaataataaaaaaaacgaagagaaaagtagaaagaaaaaaagaaaacttcttGGCATATTCCTTCATGTACAAATCATTTAATCACTaacagaggaaacgaaacgaaaagaaaatctTATTTAGTACTGGCCACAGCCCCTTCTAAAATGAATCCAAATACAATCACGTCATTTACAACGAACAAAAAATAAAGTAAGTGCAAGCAATAATCATATGACAGCTTGTTCTGATAAATCAGTGTTGCGATTAACGCTTTCAGAAACAAATATCGCattcgccgtggcgaagtggttagcgttgcggactgacggctgggaggacgaaggtttgaatcccagtggaggtgggtttttcaacCCACGGCAGGCTCCGACCAAGAGTTTAGTGTGTGCAATGGGCTTAAATggcaagactgggaccacacagtccagtaTCATCCATTTCAAGGATGCGCcattgggtgtgttgctctaatttcctgaacaacactgcaagtgtctgtatctctcggacctggtagacgccgggatatcatcatGACAGAAAGCGCAGAGTACATCATTGTCACGTAGTCCcgaacctaaatggacctccacctaatcatcatcattatccgtcttcatcatcattaatataaaaAAGCCCCACATCACGTGGCCTGTCATGCCCTGCTCTTTTGgtaacctcagttttgatacccctccactttcaTGCTAGGGGTGAGTCTTGTTAAGGTCTTTTATGTCGGCGAATTCATGCggaactgccgttggagggatgtggtggcggtctctactctggggagacgctcactcagtctttcTACATGTCTAAGCCATTATTGtaatcagtagggggcttagtacatggtgtcctaaatacgttttatcagaacaggcactgccgaACATCACCAAtttgattcagcagcagtgcagggtctcctctggtgtgtggcctctaggtgacctaacatcgatggttccctgtgaactgctggTACTGGGACTACGGCAAGTCAAACCTGGATGTGGCTGTGTGAGgggctcggaatgagcggtgtgggaggtatgccactgaaacggcggaGATGATGGCgcagcaaaaaaaaggggggaaaagtgatatatatatatatatatatatatatatattacttcttcatcatgttattttggttaGTTATCAGCAACGTGACATGAAAGAAATGTGGGTTTACGTGACATTTTCTGGAAATGCAATATAGCCTGTTGTCATACAGAGTAGTACAGCACAATATGAgatgcattctttttttcttttccagttaaCACATCTTCTTTGCAGATTTGAAATCTTTGAATAGGATCCTTCAAGAATGCATTTGCATTTTCTACTCAttgttactgagagagagagagagagagagagagagagagagagagagagagagagagacagacagacagacagacagacagacttacagacagagagagagacagagagagagacagagagagacagatgggggcatggggcgtgggggtgggggagacggacagatagaaatagacagagacagagagtcgaaaagacagagagagacagagacagacagacagacaggcgcgcgcgacaatgaaaaaagaaaaaaagagaaggaaaacagaaagtgTATCGACATCTTCATTCATATGCAATTCATTTAAtcactaagagagacagacagacagacagacagacagacagactgagagacaggcaaAATGAAATCGAATCAGAACTCACCGGAATAGACAAGTGATGTGTTGTCAGGACATGTCGTCCTTCCCCATCTGACGAAGGTGGACCCTGCAGTCAGAACAATTCCATGACCAGGCTGACCACATTACCTTCACATTCTGTGCATGGTTTGCTTTGGAATTCTGCTTAATGTCCAGGTACACATATTCATGATTATAGTATCTATTTTAACTAATAAAAAATGCggaaagtgtacacacacacacacacacacacacacacacacacacacacacacatatatatatatatatatatatatatatatatatatatatatatatatatatatatatatataacataaacGTTCCAGAGACTGCAGATGACGCATTTTCATGTAAGTAAAGCTTCATTAACTCACTAAGGACAGCTGCTCTTCTCCCAgataccccctcccctcataAAAAccacatctgatgtccagtgggtatctgaatggcCAAGCCTAATACTTGTTGTCATTAGAAAGCATTAGAAATGCGGTAatctttgtcttcatccacctcttcaatgcgAGGACCTTCCGCTTTAAGCATGTTAATGATGTCATCACTGGTGAAACGCTGTCCTcgcctcttttcttttcctcttcgtacggagagagttaactcacagTAGAAAATGATTTGCTAACCTGTAACATCACTGAAAATGCGCTTGATATGAGAAAGATACTTATTCCGCAATAAATCTAAAACAGTTCGTAATGAATTCGATAATTTTCAGTTATGAGAAATTTCCTACTTCTACTCCATTTCTGTATGCTCTTATAGAtagaacaaaaacataaacaaatatcCAGGAAGTAGTCTCATTCCATACAATTGGGGGAATTTTGACGCTGACCGAACTTATTCATGCTAGGTCAGCTTGATGCAATCCGGATTAGATGTATTTGTAAATGTTTGTCAGAAAACAATCCATTCCCAGGCCTTCAATAAGAGAATTAGTAGAGAAAAACATACATTCAAAACGTCACTCCGAATACATTTGTTCTCTTTAAAAATCGAATGAATGATTTCGTGTAAAATATTGTAAACCATCTTTTTTTCGCCCTTACAGTGTCATAGTTCTTaaatcaatcccccccccccccacccacccccaatattaTTTATTCTACACAATACCTCTTCACCATCATTCAAGAAAACTGTCTataaccccacccaacccctacccccacccttattCATTTTACTGCAATACCTACTCACCATCATTGGCGTCAAGGGAGCGGATCTCCTGTGCAGACTGTAATTCCTGTTCCAGACTCTTCACCTTCTCCTGCAAGGAATGAAGATCTGACAGAGTAGATTGTAGCTCAGCTTTGTTTGTCTGCAGTAGCTGCTTGTTGCTGTTCAGTTGTGCTTGTAAGACTGACGTCTGCTGCTTGTTGCTGTTCAGTTGTGCTTGTAAGACTGACGTCTGCTGCTTGTTGCTGTTCAGTTGTGCTTGTAAGACTGACGTCTGCTGGTTGTTGCTGTTCAGTTCTGACTGTAAGACAGACATCTGCTTCTTGGTGCTGTTCAGTTCTGCTTGTAAGATTGACGTCTGCTGCTTCAGGTCTTCAGTCATCACACTGTTCCTGCCAAATGAGAGTTTATACATTCATGTATTTGTGTTCTTTCCTTACTTCATACTTGTCTTATGCAATTTATAGCAATCG
This genomic window contains:
- the LOC143289547 gene encoding uncharacterized protein LOC143289547, producing the protein MEWTALSCVVFAIFLSIKAEPVVSSPPEDRSLSPDPSALYDERVKKMFSDLKELFQEGDSHLKERIEEGLEHVKEQRKDGDERLKEELDEDVDWLKERQDKRQRQTEDELAEVEAKTNRELTELKEAFGKLQDNVKQWTQPNSVMTEDLKQQTSILQAELNSTKKQMSVLQSELNSNNQQTSVLQAQLNSNKQQTSVLQAQLNSNKQQTSVLQAQLNSNKQLLQTNKAELQSTLSDLHSLQEKVKSLEQELQSAQEIRSLDANDGSTFVRWGRTTCPDNTSLVYSGVAGGSWYDHTGGSSDYLCLVMDPQMDNTTVPSHYSYLSGVEYDNVKGHHNQDAVCSVCRAPQSTTLMIPATHTCPAGWTSQYKGHLMSEWSGRKGRSEYTCLDEVRENRPGGHEDKNGALFYHVVTKCGSLPCPPYVPDKVVTCVVCSK